The following coding sequences lie in one Paenibacillus durus ATCC 35681 genomic window:
- a CDS encoding ABC transporter ATP-binding protein, whose translation MLKLDNVSKLFNPGTPDEKIALLGLDLELNPGDFVTIIGSNGAGKSTMMNIISGVMKPDLGEVLIEGSSISHLPEHQRSRWIGRVFQDPMAGTSPHMTIEENLAMAYKRGKSRGLSIGVSSSKRTLFREELQRLGIGLENRLRAKVGLLSGGERQALSLLMATFTKPQILLLDEHTAALDPARADLITQLTESIVREMKLTTLMVTHNMEQAIRLGNRLIMMDKGQIILDIDEKRKKDLTVERLLGEFETISGHKLADDRIVLG comes from the coding sequence ATGCTAAAGCTCGATAACGTATCCAAGCTGTTCAATCCGGGCACGCCGGACGAGAAAATTGCGCTGCTCGGCCTCGACCTGGAGCTGAATCCGGGTGATTTCGTAACGATCATCGGCAGCAACGGAGCCGGGAAGTCGACGATGATGAATATTATTTCCGGTGTCATGAAGCCGGATCTCGGCGAGGTCCTCATCGAAGGAAGCTCGATCAGCCATTTGCCCGAGCATCAGCGCAGCCGCTGGATCGGGCGGGTCTTTCAGGATCCGATGGCCGGCACGTCTCCCCATATGACCATCGAAGAGAATCTGGCAATGGCTTACAAGCGCGGCAAGAGCAGAGGTCTGTCCATCGGCGTATCCTCCTCGAAGCGGACGTTGTTCCGCGAAGAGCTTCAGCGGCTTGGCATCGGCCTGGAGAATCGTCTGCGGGCGAAGGTGGGTCTCTTGTCGGGAGGAGAAAGACAGGCGCTCAGCCTGCTGATGGCCACCTTTACGAAGCCGCAAATCTTGCTGCTGGACGAGCATACGGCTGCCCTCGATCCAGCCAGAGCGGATCTGATTACGCAGCTGACTGAATCCATTGTCCGGGAGATGAAGCTGACAACGCTGATGGTAACCCATAATATGGAGCAGGCCATCCGGCTAGGCAATCGGCTTATTATGATGGACAAAGGACAGATTATCCTTGATATCGACGAGAAGCGTAAAAAGGACCTGACGGTAGAACGTCTTCTAGGTGAATTCGAGACCATCAGCGGACACAAGCTGGCGGACGACCGAATCGTGCTGGGCTAA
- a CDS encoding copper amine oxidase N-terminal domain-containing protein, with amino-acid sequence MRNVKKRAKWLLPILALLLVLAGCQTVGGLDLNKALLGNLDVKSAEESVSFSLNAVPAPGISAEDQKIIDLINSFTLNVSHLKLQEGGDISASGTLGYKQASIPFTFYMSKTVLALNVEGAKKPFYFPMEGYNQELTAAGLDVEKAEGLNKLISQFVIKNLPNPSAINVTPVNEAVYGESLNLMKVHAEVTGEELPGLLKAFLKSVSKDTEGFTELISGLYDYLLPVLKQESTTDMLSSIGLGDVPIENKAEVVTVLHDAAKLAVDTVLLVYDKQLNKLYESAPEIKTVLSKDTKLQADLFVDSSLHVRKQNLSLNVALPNDVGIPIRSISFKTETQVWNINGPVKADPIATEGALNVMETELTPGVVLRNFGTDSTAYRVLKDDLGITKKSVVIDPETDYSDAVVKGTTTMIPLRYLAAELDAQVEWDAASKRITVTDDIYGTTIVLKAGSKDAVIDGAKVKLPQPVYFDQYGRGYVPLRSVAEALHAQVKVDDEGLIYITRD; translated from the coding sequence ATGAGAAATGTGAAAAAAAGAGCGAAGTGGCTGCTGCCAATCTTGGCGCTGCTGCTTGTGCTTGCGGGATGTCAAACGGTAGGCGGCCTGGATTTAAATAAGGCGCTGCTCGGCAATCTCGACGTAAAATCGGCGGAGGAGAGCGTGTCCTTCTCTCTGAACGCGGTCCCGGCACCGGGAATCAGCGCCGAAGATCAGAAAATCATCGACCTTATCAATTCCTTCACATTAAACGTAAGTCATTTGAAGCTGCAAGAGGGCGGGGATATTTCTGCCAGCGGGACACTTGGCTATAAGCAGGCCAGCATTCCATTTACTTTTTACATGAGCAAGACGGTGCTCGCCTTGAACGTTGAAGGAGCCAAGAAACCTTTCTATTTCCCGATGGAGGGTTATAATCAGGAACTGACGGCTGCCGGACTTGATGTAGAGAAGGCGGAAGGTCTCAACAAGCTGATAAGCCAGTTTGTAATCAAGAATCTTCCCAATCCGTCCGCAATCAACGTAACCCCGGTTAACGAAGCTGTGTATGGCGAATCTTTGAACCTGATGAAGGTGCATGCCGAAGTAACGGGAGAAGAGCTGCCTGGACTGTTAAAAGCTTTCCTGAAATCCGTATCAAAGGATACGGAGGGCTTTACCGAACTGATCAGCGGTCTGTACGATTATTTGCTGCCGGTGCTGAAGCAGGAGTCGACAACGGATATGCTGAGCAGCATTGGGCTGGGTGACGTTCCGATAGAAAATAAAGCGGAGGTCGTTACCGTGCTTCATGATGCGGCCAAGCTGGCGGTCGATACGGTTCTTCTGGTGTATGACAAGCAGCTCAACAAGCTGTATGAATCGGCCCCCGAAATTAAGACCGTTCTTAGCAAGGATACGAAGCTTCAGGCTGATCTGTTCGTGGACAGCTCCCTGCACGTTCGCAAGCAGAACCTGAGTCTGAATGTGGCACTGCCGAACGACGTAGGCATTCCAATCCGGAGCATTTCCTTCAAGACGGAAACCCAGGTATGGAACATTAACGGTCCGGTCAAGGCCGACCCGATCGCAACAGAGGGCGCTTTGAACGTTATGGAGACGGAGCTTACACCGGGCGTGGTTCTGCGCAATTTTGGTACAGATTCCACAGCTTACCGTGTACTTAAAGACGATCTTGGCATTACGAAAAAATCGGTTGTGATTGACCCGGAAACGGATTATTCCGATGCCGTTGTTAAAGGGACGACGACGATGATTCCCCTTCGTTATTTGGCCGCCGAGCTGGATGCCCAGGTAGAATGGGACGCGGCATCCAAGCGGATCACAGTTACCGACGATATTTATGGAACGACGATCGTCCTGAAAGCAGGCTCGAAGGATGCCGTTATAGACGGTGCGAAAGTCAAGCTGCCCCAGCCGGTTTATTTTGACCAATACGGCAGAGGCTATGTGCCGCTGCGCAGCGTAGCCGAGGCTCTTCATGCCCAGGTGAAAGTGGACGACGAAGGCCTGATTTATATTACGCGCGATTAG
- a CDS encoding TraX family protein, whose product MQLIAMLTMLIDHIGYIFFPQDLGWRYIGRIAFPIYCYALVQGHLYTSSKSRYVLRLLIIALIAQIPYNLALDPGGLNVVFTLLLSELVLIALDKLPKLWMGIAAAAPILWVMDHYPLDYNAYGLLLVLIFRYARSYRLVLAHLALNVIYMFYYGWTIQMLSLLPTLVIAYGPELWVYLQKRRVPRWVWWSFYPGHLAVLAIIRLLYYGELPEMDWRSIFVM is encoded by the coding sequence ATGCAGCTTATTGCCATGCTAACTATGCTGATTGATCATATCGGATATATCTTTTTTCCCCAGGATCTTGGGTGGCGGTATATCGGAAGAATTGCGTTCCCCATCTATTGTTATGCGCTTGTCCAGGGGCATCTCTATACCTCCTCCAAGTCCCGATACGTGCTGCGGCTGCTCATTATCGCGCTGATCGCGCAAATTCCGTACAATTTGGCCCTTGATCCGGGAGGACTGAATGTCGTCTTTACGCTGCTTCTTTCCGAGCTCGTGCTAATTGCGCTGGACAAGCTGCCCAAACTGTGGATGGGCATTGCGGCTGCAGCTCCGATCCTTTGGGTAATGGACCATTATCCCCTTGATTATAATGCGTACGGGCTGCTGCTGGTGCTGATCTTCCGCTATGCCCGTTCGTACAGGCTCGTGCTTGCGCATCTGGCGCTGAATGTAATTTATATGTTCTATTATGGCTGGACGATTCAAATGTTGAGTCTATTGCCGACCCTGGTGATTGCATACGGCCCCGAGCTTTGGGTATACCTGCAAAAGCGTCGCGTTCCGCGCTGGGTTTGGTGGTCATTTTATCCGGGGCACTTGGCTGTACTTGCCATCATCCGGCTGTTATATTATGGCGAATTACCGGAAATGGACTGGAGAAGTATTTTCGTTATGTAA
- a CDS encoding aldose 1-epimerase translates to MDIEAYEGQFEGEDAVWLRVGRYEAAVLPGIGGNLIAFRDTQSGYRFLREPGTEGMDAFKESPGVYGIPVLFPPNRYEDGKFPWNGQVYRLPINEKATGNHIHGFLYTAAWQVEDFGTGKNESYVTVAVKVDENHPSYTYLPHQYTVKLRYGLSEAGLSQQVLIHNNGDEAMPCLLAFHTAVNAPFARESAASDYRVKLTIGDRWELNERMLPTGNYQPLTPKETELREEGVYPFFAPLDNHYTAVPQNGRNRMELTDTKLGVTLVYDVGTSYKQWMIWNNGATEGFFCPEPQINLVNAPNVQLPGEEIGLFSLQPGEYWEETARLYVKKTI, encoded by the coding sequence GTGGATATTGAGGCATATGAAGGACAATTTGAGGGAGAAGATGCGGTATGGCTCAGAGTCGGGCGTTATGAAGCGGCGGTGCTGCCGGGGATCGGCGGCAACTTGATTGCGTTCCGTGATACCCAGAGCGGTTATCGCTTCCTGCGCGAACCGGGAACGGAAGGTATGGATGCTTTTAAAGAAAGCCCTGGAGTGTACGGGATTCCCGTGCTGTTCCCGCCGAATCGGTATGAGGACGGAAAATTTCCTTGGAACGGACAAGTATATCGTCTGCCGATTAACGAGAAAGCAACCGGCAACCATATACACGGTTTTTTATATACGGCGGCTTGGCAGGTGGAAGACTTCGGGACCGGGAAGAACGAGAGCTATGTTACCGTAGCGGTAAAAGTGGACGAGAATCATCCATCTTACACATATTTGCCGCATCAATACACCGTTAAGCTGCGCTACGGCCTGTCGGAAGCGGGACTGTCCCAACAAGTCCTGATTCACAATAACGGGGATGAGGCAATGCCGTGCCTGCTGGCCTTCCATACGGCGGTCAACGCTCCGTTTGCCCGGGAAAGTGCCGCGAGCGATTACCGTGTGAAGTTAACGATCGGTGATCGGTGGGAGCTTAATGAGCGAATGCTTCCGACGGGGAATTATCAGCCTCTAACGCCTAAAGAGACAGAGCTTCGGGAAGAAGGCGTATACCCGTTCTTTGCTCCGCTTGACAACCATTATACAGCCGTCCCGCAAAATGGGCGCAACCGGATGGAGCTTACTGATACCAAACTCGGCGTGACCCTGGTGTATGATGTGGGCACATCCTACAAGCAGTGGATGATCTGGAACAACGGGGCGACGGAGGGCTTTTTCTGCCCCGAGCCGCAGATTAATCTGGTCAATGCGCCGAATGTGCAGCTGCCGGGCGAAGAAATCGGCTTGTTCAGTCTGCAGCCGGGCGAGTATTGGGAAGAAACCGCGAGATTGTATGTAAAGAAAACAATATAA